Proteins found in one Muntiacus reevesi chromosome 2, mMunRee1.1, whole genome shotgun sequence genomic segment:
- the CHUK gene encoding inhibitor of nuclear factor kappa-B kinase subunit alpha isoform X1 — protein MERPPGLRPGAGGPWEMRERLGTGGFGNVCLYQHRELDLKIAIKSCRLELSTKNRERWCHEIQIMKKLNHANVVKACDVPEELNFLINDVPLLAMEYCSGGDLRKLLNKPENCCGLKESQILSLLSDIGSGIRYLHENKIIHRDLKPENIVLQDVGGKIMHKIIDLGYAKDVDQGSLCTSFVGTLQYLAPELFENKPYTATVDYWSFGTMVFECIAGYRPFLHHLQPFTWHEKIKKKDPKCIFACEEMTGEVRFSSHLPQPNSLCSLIVEPMENWLQLMLNWDPQQRGGPVDLTLKQPRCFTLMDHILNLKIVHILNMTSAKIISFLLPPDESLHSLQSRIERETGINAGSQELLSEMGISLDPRKPASQCVLDGVRGCDSYMVYLFDKSKTVYEGPFASRSLSDCVNYIVQDSKIQLPIIQLRKVWAEAVHYVSGLKEDYSRLFQGQRAAMLSLLRYNTNLTKMKNTLISASQQLKAKLEFFHKSIQLDLERYSEQMTYGISSEKMLKAWKEMEEKAIHYAEVGVIGYLEDQIMSLHTEIMELQKSPYGRRQGDLMESLEQRAIDLYKQLKHRPSDHSYSDSTEMVKIIVHTVQSQDRVLKELFGHLSKLLGCKQKIIDLLPKVEMALSNIKEADNTVMFMQGKRQKEIWHLLKIACTQSSARSLGSSLEGVTPQLPPTSAEREHPLSCVVTPQDGETLAQMIEENLNCLGHLSTIIHEANEKQGNSMMSLDWSWLTE, from the exons ATGGAGCGGCCCCCGGGGCTGCGGCCGGGCGCGGGCGGGCCCTGGGAGATGCGGGAGCGGCTGGGCACCGGCGGCTTCGGGAACGTCTGCCTGTATCAACATCGG GAACTTGATCTCAAAATAGCAATTAAGTCTTGTCGCCTAGAGCTAAGTACCAAAAACAGAGAACGGTGGTGCCATGAAATCCAGATCATGAAGAA GTTGAACCACGCCAATGTTGTAAAGGCCTGTGACGTTCCTGAGGAATTGAATTTTTTGATTAACGATGTGCCTCTTCtagcaatggaatattgttctgGAGGAGATCTCCGGAAG ctaCTCAACAAACCAGAAAATTGCTGTGGACTTAAAGAAAGCCAGATACTTTCTTTACTGAGTGATATAG gaTCTGGAATCCGATATTtgcatgaaaacaaaattatacatcGTGACCTAAAACCTGAAAACATAGTTCTTCAGGATGTTGGTGGAAAG ATTATGCATAAAATAATTGATTTGGGATATGCCAAAGATGTTGATCAAGGAAGTCTTTGTACATCTTTTGTGGGAACTTTGCAGTATCTG gcccCAGAGCTCTTTGAGAATAAGCCTTATACAGCCACTGTTGATTATTGGAGCTTTGGGACCATGGTGTTTGAGTGTATTGCTGGATATAGGCCTTTTTTGCATCATCTGCAGCCATTTACCTG GCATGAGAAGATTAAGAAGAAGGATCCAAAGTGTATATTTGCATGTGAAGAAATGACAGGAGAAGTTCGGTTTAGTAGCCATTTACCTCAACCAAATAGCCTTTGTAG TTTAATAGTAGAACCCATGGAAAACTGGCTGCAGTTGATGCTAAACTGGGATCCTCAGCAGAGAGGAGGACCTGTTGATCTTACTTTGAAGCAGCCAAGATGTTTTACATTAATGGATCACATTCTGAATTTGAAG ATTGTACATATACTAAATATGACTTCTGCCAAGATAATTTCTTTTCTGTTACCACCTGATGAAAGTCTTCATTCACTACAGTCTCGTATTGAGCGGGAAACTGGAATAAATGCTGGTTCTCAAGAGCTTCTTTCAGAGATGGGAATTTCTCTGGATCCTCGGAAACCAGCCTCTCAGTGTGTTCTGGATGGAGTT agaggCTGTGATAGCTATATGGTTTATTTGTTTGATAAAAGTAAGACTGTATATGAAGGACCATTTGCTTCCAGAAGTTTATCTGACTGTGTAAATTATATTG TACAGGACAGCAAAATACAGCTTCCAATTATCCAGCTGCGTAAAGTATGGGCTGAAGCAGTACACTATGTGTCTGGACTGAAAGAAGACTACAGCAGGCTCTTTcagggacagagagcagccaT GTTAAGTCTTCTTAGATATAATACTAACTTGACAAAAATGAAGAATACTTTGATCTCAGCATCTCAGCAGCTGAAAGCTAAATTGGAGTTTTTTCACAAAAGCATTCAGCTTGACTTGGAAAGATATAGTGAGCAGATGACTTACGGGATAT cctcagaaaaaatgttaaaagcatggaaagaaatggaagaaaaggcTATCCACTATGCTGAG GTGGGTGTTATTGGATACCTGGAGGATCAGATCATGTCCCTGCACACTGAAATCATGGAGCTACAGAAGAGCCCCTACGGACGACGTCAGGGAGACTTGATGGAATCTCT GGAACAGCGTGCAATTGATCTATATAAGCAGTTAAAGCACAGACCTTCAG ATCACTCCTACAGCGACAGCACGGAGATGGTGAAAATCATTGTGCATACTGTGCAGAGTCAGGACCGGGTTCTCAAGGAGCTGTTTGGTCATCTGAG CAAGTTGTTGGGCTGTAAGCAGAAGATTATTGATCTACTGCCCAAGGTGGAAATGGCCCTCAGTAACATCAAAGAAGCTGACAATACTGTCATGTTTATGCAGGGAAAGAGGCAAAAAGAAATATGGCATCTCCTTAAAATTGCCTGT aCACAGAGTTCTGCTCGGTCTCTAGGATCCAGTCTAGAAGGTGTAACCCCTCAGCTGCCCCCAACTTCAGCAGAACGTGAACATCCTCTGTCATGCGTGGTAACTCCTCAAGATGG GGAGACTTTAGCACAAATGATAGAAGAAAATTTGAACTGTCTTGGCCATTTAAGCACTATTATTCatgaagcaaatgaaaaacagGGCAACAGTATGATG AGTCTTGATTGGAGTTGGTTAACAGAATGA
- the CHUK gene encoding inhibitor of nuclear factor kappa-B kinase subunit alpha isoform X2, whose product MERPPGLRPGAGGPWEMRERLGTGGFGNVCLYQHRELDLKIAIKSCRLELSTKNRERWCHEIQIMKKLNHANVVKACDVPEELNFLINDVPLLAMEYCSGGDLRKLLNKPENCCGLKESQILSLLSDIGSGIRYLHENKIIHRDLKPENIVLQDVGGKIMHKIIDLGYAKDVDQGSLCTSFVGTLQYLAPELFENKPYTATVDYWSFGTMVFECIAGYRPFLHHLQPFTWHEKIKKKDPKCIFACEEMTGEVRFSSHLPQPNSLCSLIVEPMENWLQLMLNWDPQQRGGPVDLTLKQPRCFTLMDHILNLKIVHILNMTSAKIISFLLPPDESLHSLQSRIERETGINAGSQELLSEMGISLDPRKPASQCVLDGVRGCDSYMVYLFDKSKTVYEGPFASRSLSDCVNYIVQDSKIQLPIIQLRKVWAEAVHYVSGLKEDYSRLFQGQRAAMLSLLRYNTNLTKMKNTLISASQQLKAKLEFFHKSIQLDLERYSEQMTYGISSEKMLKAWKEMEEKAIHYAEVGVIGYLEDQIMSLHTEIMELQKSPYGRRQGDLMESLEQRAIDLYKQLKHRPSDHSYSDSTEMVKIIVHTVQSQDRVLKELFGHLSKLLGCKQKIIDLLPKVEMALSNIKEADNTVMFMQGKRQKEIWHLLKIACTQSSARSLGSSLEGVTPQLPPTSAEREHPLSCVGDFSTNDRRKFELSWPFKHYYS is encoded by the exons ATGGAGCGGCCCCCGGGGCTGCGGCCGGGCGCGGGCGGGCCCTGGGAGATGCGGGAGCGGCTGGGCACCGGCGGCTTCGGGAACGTCTGCCTGTATCAACATCGG GAACTTGATCTCAAAATAGCAATTAAGTCTTGTCGCCTAGAGCTAAGTACCAAAAACAGAGAACGGTGGTGCCATGAAATCCAGATCATGAAGAA GTTGAACCACGCCAATGTTGTAAAGGCCTGTGACGTTCCTGAGGAATTGAATTTTTTGATTAACGATGTGCCTCTTCtagcaatggaatattgttctgGAGGAGATCTCCGGAAG ctaCTCAACAAACCAGAAAATTGCTGTGGACTTAAAGAAAGCCAGATACTTTCTTTACTGAGTGATATAG gaTCTGGAATCCGATATTtgcatgaaaacaaaattatacatcGTGACCTAAAACCTGAAAACATAGTTCTTCAGGATGTTGGTGGAAAG ATTATGCATAAAATAATTGATTTGGGATATGCCAAAGATGTTGATCAAGGAAGTCTTTGTACATCTTTTGTGGGAACTTTGCAGTATCTG gcccCAGAGCTCTTTGAGAATAAGCCTTATACAGCCACTGTTGATTATTGGAGCTTTGGGACCATGGTGTTTGAGTGTATTGCTGGATATAGGCCTTTTTTGCATCATCTGCAGCCATTTACCTG GCATGAGAAGATTAAGAAGAAGGATCCAAAGTGTATATTTGCATGTGAAGAAATGACAGGAGAAGTTCGGTTTAGTAGCCATTTACCTCAACCAAATAGCCTTTGTAG TTTAATAGTAGAACCCATGGAAAACTGGCTGCAGTTGATGCTAAACTGGGATCCTCAGCAGAGAGGAGGACCTGTTGATCTTACTTTGAAGCAGCCAAGATGTTTTACATTAATGGATCACATTCTGAATTTGAAG ATTGTACATATACTAAATATGACTTCTGCCAAGATAATTTCTTTTCTGTTACCACCTGATGAAAGTCTTCATTCACTACAGTCTCGTATTGAGCGGGAAACTGGAATAAATGCTGGTTCTCAAGAGCTTCTTTCAGAGATGGGAATTTCTCTGGATCCTCGGAAACCAGCCTCTCAGTGTGTTCTGGATGGAGTT agaggCTGTGATAGCTATATGGTTTATTTGTTTGATAAAAGTAAGACTGTATATGAAGGACCATTTGCTTCCAGAAGTTTATCTGACTGTGTAAATTATATTG TACAGGACAGCAAAATACAGCTTCCAATTATCCAGCTGCGTAAAGTATGGGCTGAAGCAGTACACTATGTGTCTGGACTGAAAGAAGACTACAGCAGGCTCTTTcagggacagagagcagccaT GTTAAGTCTTCTTAGATATAATACTAACTTGACAAAAATGAAGAATACTTTGATCTCAGCATCTCAGCAGCTGAAAGCTAAATTGGAGTTTTTTCACAAAAGCATTCAGCTTGACTTGGAAAGATATAGTGAGCAGATGACTTACGGGATAT cctcagaaaaaatgttaaaagcatggaaagaaatggaagaaaaggcTATCCACTATGCTGAG GTGGGTGTTATTGGATACCTGGAGGATCAGATCATGTCCCTGCACACTGAAATCATGGAGCTACAGAAGAGCCCCTACGGACGACGTCAGGGAGACTTGATGGAATCTCT GGAACAGCGTGCAATTGATCTATATAAGCAGTTAAAGCACAGACCTTCAG ATCACTCCTACAGCGACAGCACGGAGATGGTGAAAATCATTGTGCATACTGTGCAGAGTCAGGACCGGGTTCTCAAGGAGCTGTTTGGTCATCTGAG CAAGTTGTTGGGCTGTAAGCAGAAGATTATTGATCTACTGCCCAAGGTGGAAATGGCCCTCAGTAACATCAAAGAAGCTGACAATACTGTCATGTTTATGCAGGGAAAGAGGCAAAAAGAAATATGGCATCTCCTTAAAATTGCCTGT aCACAGAGTTCTGCTCGGTCTCTAGGATCCAGTCTAGAAGGTGTAACCCCTCAGCTGCCCCCAACTTCAGCAGAACGTGAACATCCTCTGTCATGCGTG GGAGACTTTAGCACAAATGATAGAAGAAAATTTGAACTGTCTTGGCCATTTAAGCACTATTATTCatga